AGTGCGGCAGTCCAGGAAATTGCAAAAGTGAGAAAGAAATATGACACGACCGGATGGCTGGTGAGGGGTGATGGTCGTGAACTGGCCAATGTGTTATGGGACCCCATTTCTGGAATGCCGACAGCCACACGCTACGAGTCAGTTCAATGGCGCCTTCAAGTTGATCGTCACGACCGGAGCCCATTGCATCGCGTGAGAGTTCGACGGTGTGATCAGGCTCGACGCCCTCCACTTCAAAACAGTTTCCATCCCAAGTATACGCCAGGAAGCTTTGTGTGCCGTGTAGCAAGGAGAGGGCCTCTTTTTGGTTGTAGACACCAGGTTTCAGCAGACGCGGCTTACTCTGGCGTCTTTCCAAACGGGCTGTCACTTTGGGGCTTCCTCGATGGCGTGGTAGCGGTTCGCGGCAAGGCCGAAAACCTTCTGTGTTTGTCCGCTTGGCCAGCGAATTTCCACGGTCGAGAGCATTTGTGCAGGTGCGCGCCCAAGTCCGAAAACAACCCGTTTATCCTGTGAGGAAAGATAACTCGATCCGCCGGCGATCCAGCGCACCAGGCGACGCCCTCCGGATTGCAGGATGAGCTTGGCGCCGATGGCGTCGCGGTTGCTTTTTATTCCCTTGAGCGTGAAACCGATCCAGGAATTCTCATGCGCCACGTTATTGCGCAGCAGGACCGGAGAATTGTTCAAGCAGGTAAAAATGGCGTCCGGGCCGCCGTCATTATCAAGGTCCCCGATTGCCAGGCCGCGCGCATCGTACCCCTGGCTGAAGGTTGCGCCCGCAGACGCTCCCACATCTTCGAAAACAGCTTGGCCGTTATTGGAAAGGAGCAGCGGCCGCTCCTTGTACGTCACGTCGCGGCGTACCATCCCAATCACCTGGCTGATGTGTCCGTTTACAATGAAGAGACCCAGGCGGCCGCTATTGTCGAAGTCGAGGAACCGCGTTCCCCATCCCACGTCGGCGCGAGTGTACCGCGCCAGCTCCGAACGTGTAGTCCAGTCCTGCCAGGGCATCGAGCCGTGGTTGAGATAAAGGGAGTGGTACTCGTCATTAAAGTTGGTCACTACGAAATCCGGCCAGCCGTCGCCGTTCACGTCCCCGGCATCCACGCCCATGCCGGACTTGGCCCTCCCGTTTTCGTCGTAGGCCACCTCGGCGTCGAGGCCCACGTCCTCAAACGTTCCGTTGCGCTGGTTGATGAGCAGAAGATTGGGCGAGGCGTCGCGCGCTACAAAGAGGTCGGTCCAGCCGTCGTCATCCACGTCGATCGCGACTACGCCCAGGGAACGCCCGACATAGCTGGACAGGCCGGAGGATCCGCTCACGTCCCTGAACGTTCCGTCGCCATTGTTGTGATAAAGCGAAAGAGGGAGTCCCACATACGCCCTCTGCTCGCAATAAGTGCGGATGCCTTGATACTGGCAGCTCTTCGGGTCGTCGAAGGAAAATTGAACGTAATTGCAGACCACCAGGTCCAAGCGGCCGTCGCGGTCGTAGTCGAGCCACGCCGCGCTTGCGGCCCAGCGCCCCGGATTGGCGACACCCGCTTTGTCCGTCACGTCCGAGAACGTTCCGTCGCCGTTGTTGTGGAACAGCGCGCAGCGCGGGTAGCCGGTGACGAACAAATCCTGGAAGCCGTCATTGTCAAAATCGGCCGCCGCGGCGCCCATGCCGTAAAACGGAGTGTGGGCGACTCCGGCGCGCGAGGCAACGTCCTCAAATTTCAAGTTTCCGAGATTGCGGTAGAGTGCGTTGGCGAGGGGCGCCGGGCTCCTGCCGCGGGGAGTCTCACCGCCGTTGACGAGGAAGATATCAAGCCTGCCGTCGCCGTCGAAGTCTGCCACCGCCACGCCGCCACCCATCGCTTCAATCAGGAAACGGTCCGGAGATTCGCCGTTGAATTGGCGCCAGGTGATTCCCGCCTCGGCAGTAACGTCGGTGAAGATTTCGCCACGCGCAGCCGCTGCAGAAGCCAGCTCGCCCGGCCACATCGCGGCTGAAACCAGACCAGCGGAAATTTTGAGAAACTGTCTGCGTTTCATGGACAATGGCAGTCGCGCCCCGGCGCGTTTTGATTTTATCGCGATCCCATGCCGGCCGGTGCGGCCTCAGCCATCGAGAGTTCCTGTTCCTTAAGCTTTTGGAAGATGGCCATCTCGCGCGCCGCCGCGTCTTTCTGCCCCAGGTGACGGCAGGCGCGCGCCAGGGCAAAATGAATCTTACTGGCATCGGGCTCGAGTTGCGCGGCCTTCTGCAATTCGTCGAAGGCTTCCTTCGGCCTGCCGCCTTCGAGAGCGAGACTGCCGAGCTGGTAATGAGCTTCAGCGCTCGCAGGATCGATGGCGAGGGCTTTGCGGAGCAGCTCAACCGCGCGCGGCGCTGCCGTCTTGTCGCCCGCATCGGCCCTGCGCAGCAGCAGAAACGCATATTCAAGGTCGAAGCGCGCATCGCGCGGGAATTTCCTGGCGCCTTCCTCAAAAGTTTTCTCCGCCTCAGCGGATGAGCCGTGGCCTTCCCTCGCCTCGCCCAATCCCAGCAGCGCGCTGGCGTCAGACGGGTCCAGTTCGTAAGCGCGGGAATAGGACCTGATGGCGTCGGGATAATGGCTCATCCCCAACTCGGCGGAGCCCTTCAGGCCCCAAATGCGGCCGGACTTGGGAAAACGTTCGACGCCCTGCGTGGCGACCGCAAGCGTTGCAGGCAATGATCTTGTTTCGCGCAAGATTCCGCCCAGGTCAAGATAATTCGATTCCTGATCAGGGCCGAGCGCAATGGCCTGCCGCAGGGCGGAAATCGCAGGGCGGTGCTTGCCCTGTTTTTCGTAGCACCACCCCAGCAGGTTCTCAGTTTCGCTGGAGTCCTGCCTGGCGTGAGCCAGCGCAAGCAGTTTTGTCTCGCAATCCGCATATCGTCCGAGGTGGTACTCGGCAAGCGCGATCTGATACGCAAGCTCCGGGAACCCGGGATTCGAAGCCTCTGACGGCTCCAGCAGGCAGAGCGATTCCTCATAGTCGCCCGCTTGTGAAGCAACGTGAGCGCCCAGCAGCGCAGCCTTAGCGTCGCCCGCATGTTCCAGCAAGATGCCGAGCGTCTTTCGCGCCTCTTCCTTTGCGCCTGTGCAGTATTGCGAGAGCGCCAGCGCCGCCACAGACTCGGCATGCTGGCGAACGAGATCGGGGACCGAACCAAGCAGCCGCGCCGCCGCTGCGTAATCTTTGAGGTCTGCAGAAACCATTCCCAGCAAGAAGATGGCCTGCTTGTTCTGCGGCTGGGCCTTCAGAATAAGCTGGAGCTGCGTTTTGGCTTCTGCAAACTTGTGGAGCTGCCACAGATTTGCGGCCAGATATTGCCTCAACACCAGCGCCTGCGGATTATGCTGCGCAGCCTCCTTCAGGATCGGCGTTGATTCTTCCAGCTTGCCTTCCATGGCCAGCACAGTCCCGAGGTTGCCCAGCAGTTCGGCATTGTGCGGGTCAAGCTGCGCGGCTCGGCGAAGCTCCGTCTCCGCGGCAGGCAGGTTACCGGACTG
The nucleotide sequence above comes from Terriglobia bacterium. Encoded proteins:
- a CDS encoding CRTAC1 family protein yields the protein MKRRQFLKISAGLVSAAMWPGELASAAAARGEIFTDVTAEAGITWRQFNGESPDRFLIEAMGGGVAVADFDGDGRLDIFLVNGGETPRGRSPAPLANALYRNLGNLKFEDVASRAGVAHTPFYGMGAAAADFDNDGFQDLFVTGYPRCALFHNNGDGTFSDVTDKAGVANPGRWAASAAWLDYDRDGRLDLVVCNYVQFSFDDPKSCQYQGIRTYCEQRAYVGLPLSLYHNNGDGTFRDVSGSSGLSSYVGRSLGVVAIDVDDDGWTDLFVARDASPNLLLINQRNGTFEDVGLDAEVAYDENGRAKSGMGVDAGDVNGDGWPDFVVTNFNDEYHSLYLNHGSMPWQDWTTRSELARYTRADVGWGTRFLDFDNSGRLGLFIVNGHISQVIGMVRRDVTYKERPLLLSNNGQAVFEDVGASAGATFSQGYDARGLAIGDLDNDGGPDAIFTCLNNSPVLLRNNVAHENSWIGFTLKGIKSNRDAIGAKLILQSGGRRLVRWIAGGSSYLSSQDKRVVFGLGRAPAQMLSTVEIRWPSGQTQKVFGLAANRYHAIEEAPK
- a CDS encoding tetratricopeptide repeat protein gives rise to the protein MKFHYQPMRGRGAVGVAAISLLATALAVNLAAQDTARQHAERGIGLAQSGNLPAAETELRRAAQLDPHNAELLGNLGTVLAMEGKLEESTPILKEAAQHNPQALVLRQYLAANLWQLHKFAEAKTQLQLILKAQPQNKQAIFLLGMVSADLKDYAAAARLLGSVPDLVRQHAESVAALALSQYCTGAKEEARKTLGILLEHAGDAKAALLGAHVASQAGDYEESLCLLEPSEASNPGFPELAYQIALAEYHLGRYADCETKLLALAHARQDSSETENLLGWCYEKQGKHRPAISALRQAIALGPDQESNYLDLGGILRETRSLPATLAVATQGVERFPKSGRIWGLKGSAELGMSHYPDAIRSYSRAYELDPSDASALLGLGEAREGHGSSAEAEKTFEEGARKFPRDARFDLEYAFLLLRRADAGDKTAAPRAVELLRKALAIDPASAEAHYQLGSLALEGGRPKEAFDELQKAAQLEPDASKIHFALARACRHLGQKDAAAREMAIFQKLKEQELSMAEAAPAGMGSR